One genomic segment of Synechocystis sp. LKSZ1 includes these proteins:
- a CDS encoding matrixin family metalloprotease produces MLVVLIVFFSLASSPVRLLAQNSQPNPRPSHPLPASLRPYQASSPEGDYFEQIRPSPYGYLIWSRFPVTVYIEKSQEPSDGRASQQRFQQWTQAVQQALGDWKAYLSLQEVNDPAQADIQIYRREPPLGVHRDPSTGQVQIPRARNAQTRYEIYQSFTQPALLLHRMVIEIKPGMGPQSILATARHEIGHALGLWGHSPVAKDVLYFSQTAQSPPISQRDIATLIKVYQQPTQLGWPLVSGRETAP; encoded by the coding sequence TTGTTGGTCGTTCTCATCGTCTTTTTCTCGCTGGCCTCTTCTCCAGTCAGACTTCTAGCCCAGAATTCTCAACCGAATCCCCGACCAAGTCATCCCCTTCCCGCATCCCTCCGGCCCTATCAGGCTAGCTCCCCGGAGGGAGATTATTTTGAGCAAATTCGGCCCTCCCCCTACGGCTACCTCATCTGGTCGCGTTTTCCCGTAACGGTTTACATCGAAAAAAGCCAGGAACCGTCAGATGGCAGGGCCAGCCAGCAACGGTTTCAGCAGTGGACTCAGGCGGTTCAACAGGCCCTGGGCGACTGGAAGGCCTATTTATCATTGCAGGAAGTCAATGACCCAGCCCAGGCGGATATTCAGATTTATCGTCGTGAGCCCCCCTTGGGCGTCCATCGCGATCCCAGTACCGGGCAGGTGCAAATCCCCAGGGCCCGCAATGCCCAAACCCGCTACGAAATTTATCAAAGTTTTACCCAACCAGCGCTGCTTCTACACCGCATGGTGATCGAAATTAAGCCCGGTATGGGTCCCCAGTCGATTTTAGCGACAGCCCGCCATGAAATCGGCCATGCCCTCGGCCTGTGGGGTCATAGTCCAGTGGCAAAAGACGTGCTTTATTTTTCCCAAACAGCCCAGTCACCCCCCATTTCCCAACGAGATATTGCCACCCTAATTAAGGTTTATCAACAGCCGACCCAGTTAGGCTGGCCGTTGGTTAGCGGTAGGGAAACGGCCCCTTAA
- the secG gene encoding preprotein translocase subunit SecG: MTLIALLRLIWIASAGLLTVLVLLHSPKGDGLGGIGGQAQLFSSAKSAEKTLNQVTWTLSSIFVGLTIILSANWLAK, from the coding sequence ATGACCCTTATTGCACTACTTCGTTTAATCTGGATTGCCTCTGCGGGGCTTCTCACTGTACTCGTTTTACTCCATAGCCCGAAAGGGGATGGGCTCGGTGGCATTGGCGGCCAGGCCCAATTATTTTCCAGTGCTAAAAGTGCGGAAAAGACCCTGAACCAAGTCACTTGGACTCTCAGTAGTATTTTTGTAGGCTTAACCATTATTCTCAGTGCGAACTGGCTGGCCAAGTAA